The DNA sequence ACACAAGgcttggattggctcccaatgCTAAGAGCTGCAAGGGAGGAAGAGGCCAAAGCTCCAGAAGAGGGCAAAGAGGTATAAGCCCTAAAAGCGGAGCATGAGAAAGCCCAAGCGGTCAATGAAAAGTTCAAGTCAATAGTCGTCAGAGTtcgaaaagagtatgatgaactaaaaGATATCAACGCGGCCACCACCGAAGCCTTTGAgcgagaaaccaagagggctcggaAGGAAGAACATGGCTGAAACAAGTTCCAAGGAGCTTTATGGGGCAGCAACAATTAGCTTAAACTCCGAAGAGACGAAAGGGACCAGTCACGAGTCGAaggcatggttttgaaagatgagttgaaggcttgtctgaggtccaaaaggagtttgtcCTAGCAGCTAAGCGAGACAAAAGGAAATATGTTGGCCATCATCGATAATACAAAGAAGAGTTTAACCTGGAAACGGCTCATGAGCATAGGCTAGTGGATGAGTACACCAAGGTATCAGTAGAAAAGGAAGCAAGGGGAAGAGTTATCGATTCATTGCACCGAGAGGCGATGATGTGGATGGACCAATTCGCCCTTACCTTGAACGGAAGTCAAGAGCAAGGCAATGGCGGACGTATACTCAGCCCCCGaggaaattcatgggctcctcagctattgtcaacacatgatagacttaatggcccacataattaagAGCCGTTAAGGCATTTGTATTAGCACTCTGATTTTGGCTAGTTAAAACCTTTTCCTCTCTAACTAAAACAAGGTTAAATCCATGAGTTTGCTTAAAGGACCAGTGTGAGTCCAATGCTCCAACAATTTATATCTAATATGCATTCATGTTTAAATTCCTTGTTGCATACTCACCATATTTTGTCTCTTTAGGGAGAACACCATAGCTAAGTGCGctccaaggcatccctatcgaaCCCGATCCAAATCTAGGACAATGGGTGACTTAGAGAAGATGCAGGAACAAATGAAAGCCGATATGTCAGCTttgaaagatcaaatggcttccatgatggaagccatgctaGGGATGAAGAGGTTAATGGAGAGTAACGCAGCCACAACTGCCGCCGCCAACACAACCACCGAAGCAGACCCAGTCCTTCCACCTGTAACGCATCATCCCGTCCCAGACATATTGGGATAAAGGAGAGACACACTGGGGCATGCCAACAGCCCacatctgggatacaaccgaggtGCTTACCCCTATGGTTTACCCCTCAACTTCACACCACCAGCCATGCATGATAACATGGGTCATGTCACTCCTCTCACCCTTGAGGGGCAGCCTCCTCAACATCCTGATAGTGCCCACGAGGACCCTCAGGAGCGCGCTCATGGAGACGTCGACTCCTACCTCCCTTTCCCCACCGAGGGACCAGCGCCTAATGCACTACCTCAGCCCAACATTGCGGGAGTCTCTCAACCCCGCCCAATGCAACCAATACTTTTATCCATGGGGGGCCGCCTTTGACAgcgaaaggaaaagaaaaactcgatctcatcgaagaAAGATTGAGAGCTGTTGAGGCATTCAGTGATTATCCTTTCACAAACATGAACGACTTGTGCTTAGTGCTGGATATCATCAttcccccaaaattcaaggtcCTTGATTTTGataggtacaaagggacgacttgtcacAAGAATCACTTAAACATGTACTGCCGGAAGATGGGTGCATATTCTAGAGACGAGAAgttattgatgcatttcttccaagataGTTTGGCCGGAGCAATGGTCATCTCGTATACTAACTTGGAAGCTTCTCGCATCCGCACATGGAAAGACTTGattactgccttcattaggcaataTGAGTATTATATCGACATGGCTCCCGACAGAACCCAGCTGCAGAATATGAGCAAGCAAGAGCACAAGTCTattaaagaatatgcccaacGGTGGAGAGATTTGGCAGCGCAAGTGGCCCCTCCTATGGtcgagagggagatgatcacgaTGATAGTAGATACATTGCCAGTGTTCTTCTATGAGAAGTAGGTGGGTTATATGCCCGCTAGCTTTGCGGATTTAGTGTTCGCGGGAGAGAGAATTGAAGTAGgcttgaagagagggaagtttgATTATGTCTTTCCCACCGACATTAGAAATAGGAGGATTGGAACAGCTGGAGCAAAGAGAAAGGAGGGTGACACCCACGTCGTCACATTGACACCCAAGTTTTTCGGCCCGCGCCGAAAGCTATTGCAGCTCAGCGCCCATCCAGCCAAGGACATTCGTGTCAGCATAAAGGGTGCCCCCTCAGACTTTGGCTCCAGCCCAACCTTGCCCAGCCAACAATGCCAACCCTGGCATGGGCTCCGACATGGGAAGAAACCCTCCAGCAAAGAAGGCTTCGAAGTTCGCCCTGATCCCAATGTCATATGGGGACCTCCTGCCATCACTAATTGCCAACCAATTGGCAGTGCTGACACCGGGAAAGATCTACCAGTCTCCTTTCCTAAAATGGTACAACCCCAGTGCAACCTGCGCATATCATGAGGGGACCCCGGGGCACTTGGTCGAACAGTGCATGGCCTTGAAACACAAAGTCTAGAGTTTAATTGAGTCAGGATGGTTGTAGTTCCAAGAGGACGGGCCCAATGTAAAAACAAACTCACTCGCCAACCATGGAGGGCCGACTGTGAATGCTGTTGAAGTATGTAGGTCACAAAGGCCTAAACAATTAAAGGATGTAATGACCTCCAGGAGGTTTATCTATAAAGCCTTGCAAAATGTAGGCGTGGTCCCTCTTAGTGGATGTAAGAAGGATTCCTACTTAATGCATTCGGGCATatcgcatgacatggagacaTGTTCAACGGTGGGGGAGCTATTACAacagatgatagatcaaggtcaaCTTAAGATCAGCAACAAGGACGAAAAGGGACAACATGTCTACATGCAGTTAGCATATAAGGAGAGTCCTAAGAAgcctaagcctttggtgataCATTTCACCAGGGACGTTACTCCCTGAAGGAACCAAGGCCCTTCGACGATGTCGGGCAGTAAACCTGTCCCTTTCCCTTATAAGAACAACAACATGGTCCCGTGGAGGTATGCCCCTCCAAAGCCAAgcaaaaggaaggaaaagacCACCGACATTGACTCACTGTTGGCAAAAGTGACCAATATCACCGGCCTAAGCGACGTGACCCGCAATGGTCACATTTTCGCACCACCTGACCTACCGGCACGACCCTCAAATGCTAAAGGGAAAGCGAAGGTGATTGAAGAACATACCAACAAAGCAAGCCCCGTGCCGGATGAGGATGTTCCGACAGGGAggctgatgtgccattattttcttctatttcttaaccctttttgcaccattttaagtactaatTATTctcaattgtcaaattaattaggcagttttattatttgggcccattcagctaatttgatgtttttaatctaattttaggaattaatgaagaattgggcttgaatctagaattgggcttgggcttgaatccaaaattgggcttggacttgaagagggcagactattttattctacaaaattagatcttatcttatcttatctagatattatttagatttgatctcatctagatattatttaatctagatcttatcttatcttatctagatttgatttgattttacttatgggcttggatttaaaatagatttgtaagctttggggttgaaaaactatataacagcaccaaggttctagtttagccctctctctcctctctttcttctatttttcgtttttagttttagtctctcttctctttctcttttattttcgttttttacaattccagttcaaacttttcatttttagcaataaaattttgttcttcaatctataattttgttctctaattgattaatggaaggctaagtccccagtgttgttttctcttgaggatcaagcacagttctctttgaggttctattattattgttaaattctgtttaattactctaaatttgttgctatgaattcatgcatgcttagtgcttgattaattgtctctgcgcttaatttacgttcatgcttaatgatcgtttatgagtaattggtgtatgtgatgcttaatcacataatgaatgccttatgttgaatttcgcttagtaatttaatttagggttggattaagtggttgaactgataaaggataaattctcgcaacctaggataagagacttgcttgtgaatcaagggaaagcaacatattttaattctgatattttctaattcaattttactcgctgtttaatttacaaaagcaaaccccccccccccaatttgtcactatttcctactatctgttatgaacatttggtttatcattgctcgttgggaaacgacctaggatcacttcctagttactacattttaatgtttatttgattcgggtatggcctcgatcagaGGTTCACCGAGAGAAAGGAGGGTTTCAGTGGAAGAGAGATATCATTGGAGGAGGCCAACGAGTTCCTCCGCTTTATCCAACAGAGCGAGTTCAAgattatcgaacagctcaagaAGACCTCGACTAGGGTCTCCCTACTagaattactcatgagctctgagcctcaccGAGCATTGTTGGTTAAGGTTTTGAACAAGGCCCATGTGGCCTAAGACATCTCCGTAGAAGGCTTCGAGGGGATTGTCATCGACATCACACCCAACAACTACCTCACCTTCGCCGAGGAGGAGATTCCTGCCGAAGGATGAGGGCATAATGGAGCTCTGCATGTATCGGTCAAATGCATGGAACACATCatggccaaggtgctcatcgacaaCGGCTCGAGCCTAAATGTAATTCCCAAAAACACGTTGGAAAAACTACCGTTCGATGCCTCTCACCTGAGGCCAAGCTCCATGGTGGTCCAGGCTTTCGATGGCAATTGCCGAGAAGTAAGAGGGGAGATCGACATCCCAATTCAGATAGGATCCCACACCTGCAGGGTTACCTTTCAAGTGATGGATATTAACCCAGCCTATAGTTTCTTGTTGGGCCAACCATGGATTCACTCGGTGGGAGTCCTCCCCtcaacactccaccaaaaaatgaaattcatgGTGGAAGGGCATTTAGCCATTGTTTCGGGGGAAGAAGATGTTCTGGTGAGCTGCCCCttctctatgccatatgtggaagccgcagaagagtCATTGGAAACGACTTTCCAGTCCTTTGAGGTGGTAAGTAATGCTTCCATAGAATCCCTCCCAATGCAGTCCCACATGTCTGGCATGAcaatgatggtggcccgggtAATGTTAGGGCATGGCTATGAGCCTAGAATGGGTTTGGGCAAGAATAATGATGGCATGGCCGGCCTAGTAGACATCAAGGGAAACCACGGGAGATtcgggttaggctataaactcACGCGAACTGATGTGAGGAAAAGCATATTGGAAAGGAGGAACAAGGGCTAGGGCCCGCAGCCAATACCACAAGCAAGAGAGGTCCCATCGTGCCACATCAGTAGAAGCTTCGTGAGCGCAGGCTTAAGACACAAAGAGCAAGTCGTCGTGATATGCGACGAAGCCCCTCAAAGGCGACCGGACTTGGTGTAGCCATGCCTTCTCGATTTCCAGCTAGGGAACTGACAAGTGGTGTAGTGACCCGAAGTTTACATGATGGACATAATGTAACTTTTTAGTTTTAACCCTACGGCTGGGCCTAGGCTCTAGGGTTTTTTTCTCCttgttaaggcattatgtcttttgATCTCAAagattataatataaagatctttcttcatctgttcttgcgccTTCACCCATTCTCatttatttgcatgtttatttctgttGCGTTTAAATGATACAGATCTGATGACGAGTCTtgtgaaggtactaataccgagGACCCAACCATCGATTTTGAGCAAGAAGCAAGTCGAGCGGAggatgaggaagatgaagaTATAGGGTTTTTCCAAGAGCTAGAAAGGATAATCACTCAGGAAGACCGAGAGATGAAGTTGcaccaagaagaaacagagATTGTAAACCTAGGTGTTGGCGATGGAAGGAAAGAAGTAAAGATGGGTACGCATATGACCACACCTATCCGTGATGAATTAGTGGCTCTACTATGGGACTACCAAGACgtctttgcttggtcgtaccaagacatgcctGGTTTGAGCCGCGACATTGCGCAACATAGGTTGCTTTTGAATCCCGGTTGTTCCTTGGTGAAACAAAAGCTAAGAAGGATAAAGCCCGAGATGTATTTGAAAATCAAAGAGGAAGTGAAAAAGCAATTTGATGTTGGCTTCTTGGAAGTGGCTCGAAAGCttgagtgggtggccaacattgtgccagtccctaagaaagatgggaatatgcgaatgtgtgtggactATCGGGACCTAAACTGAGCCAGTCCCAAGGATAACTTTCCTTTGCCGCACATCGACATCCTTGTGGACAACACAGCCagtttcgctttgttttccttcatggatggtttctcgggcaacaatcaaataaagatggcacccgaggaCATGGAGAAGACTATGTTCATCACCTTGTGGGGAACATCatgttataaggtgatgtcttTTGGACTCAAAAACCCCGAGGCAACCTATCAACGagctatggtagctttgttccatgacatgatgcacaaagagattgaagtctacgtagatgacatgatcgcCAAGTCCAAAACTGAAGAACATCTCGTCAACTTGCGAAAGTTGTTTGAGAGACTATGGAAGTACCagttaaggttgaaccccgccaagtgcaccttcggggtcaagtcaggAAAATTACTAGGCTTCatcgtaagtcaaaaggggatGGAGGTGGACCCCAAAAAGGTaaaagccatccttgaaatgctgGAGCCATGCATCGAAAAGCAAGTCTGAGGTTTCTTGGGGTGTTTGAACTACATTGCAAGGTTCATATCGTAGCTCACAGCTACCTGCGAGCTGCTCTTCAAGCTCTTGCACAAGAACCAGTCCATTCGTTGGAACGATgattgtcaagaggcatttggaaggatcaaacagtgcCTTATGAACCCTACGGtacttatgccaccagtacctgggaGACCTCTCATCCTTTACATGACGGTGTTGGATGAGTCGATGGGGtgaatgctggggcaacacgATGACTCTGAAAAAAGAGAACGGGTTGTCTACtacttaagtaaaaaagttcacgacctgtgagatgaactactcttTGTTGGAAAAAACATGTTGTGCCATGGTATGGGTGTCCCATCATCTAAGGCTGTACATGTTGAGCCATGCCACCTGGttggtatccaagatggacccgatcaagtacatctttgagaagcccgCTCTCACAGGGCGGATCGCTCAgtggcaggttttgctatccgagttcgacATGttctatgtcacccaaaaggtgaTAAAGGGAAGTACCTTGGCGGACTATTTGGCTCAACGGCTTCTCAATGATTACCAAACCATGCAtcctgagttcccggatgaggacattatggccttattcaaagagaagttAGAAGATAAGGACATGGACAAATGGGTCGTGTGGTTCGACGAAGTGTCTAACGCCCTAGGCCATGGGGTTGGGGCAGCCTTGGTCTCTCCTGACAAACAACGCATACCCTTCATGGCCAAATTAGGttttgactgcaccaacaacatggccgagaGTGAGGCATGCACCCTCGGGATCCAAgcagcaattgacttcaacGTCAAACTGCTCAAGGTGTACGGAGACTCAGCCTTGGTGATTCACTAGCttagaggagaatgggaaactagggatcataAGTTGATACCTTACTAGAATTACATCAAGAAGTTGGTTGAGTTCTTCGATGAGATCTCTTTCCACCACGTTCCctgagaggaaaatcaaatggtcgatgcgcttgccactttagcgtccatgttccagctgacTCCGAACGGAGACTTACCGTACATT is a window from the Glycine max cultivar Williams 82 chromosome 2, Glycine_max_v4.0, whole genome shotgun sequence genome containing:
- the LOC113000681 gene encoding uncharacterized protein — translated: MVWVSHHLRLYMLSHATWLVSKMDPIKYIFEKPALTGRIAQWQVLLSEFDMFYVTQKVIKGSTLADYLAQRLLNDYQTMHPEFPDEDIMALFKEKLEDKDMDKWVVWFDEVSNALGHGVGAALVSPDKQRIPFMAKLGFDCTNNMAESEACTLGIQAAIDFNVKLLKVYGDSALVIH